One stretch of Streptomyces sp. R21 DNA includes these proteins:
- a CDS encoding undecaprenyl-diphosphate phosphatase: protein MSWFESLILGLVQGLTEFLPVSSSAHLRLTAAFAGWEDPGAAFTAITQLGTEAAVLIYFRKDVGRILAAWSRSLTNKAMRSDHDAQMGWLVIVGSIPIGVLGVTLKDQIEGPFRDLRVTATMLIVMGVVIGIADRLAARDETGGRHRAAKQRKTLVDLNTKDGLLYGVCQAMALVPGVSRSGATISGGLFMGYTREAAARYSFLLAMPAVLASGTFELKDAAEEGHVSWGPTIFATIIAFAVGYAVIAWFMKFISHKSFMPFVWYRIALGIVIIALVATGALSPHAAESAG, encoded by the coding sequence ATGTCTTGGTTTGAATCCCTCATCCTCGGACTCGTCCAGGGGCTGACCGAATTCCTGCCCGTCTCCTCCAGCGCGCATCTGCGGCTGACCGCGGCGTTCGCGGGCTGGGAGGACCCGGGGGCGGCATTCACGGCGATCACGCAGCTCGGCACGGAGGCCGCGGTGCTGATCTACTTCCGCAAGGACGTCGGGCGGATTCTCGCGGCGTGGTCCCGCTCCCTGACGAACAAGGCGATGCGCAGCGATCACGACGCGCAGATGGGCTGGCTGGTGATCGTCGGCTCGATTCCGATCGGCGTGCTCGGCGTGACGCTCAAGGATCAGATCGAGGGTCCGTTCCGCGATCTGCGGGTCACCGCGACGATGCTGATCGTCATGGGCGTGGTCATCGGCATCGCCGACCGGCTCGCGGCGCGCGACGAGACGGGCGGCAGGCACCGCGCGGCCAAGCAGCGCAAGACGCTCGTGGACCTCAACACCAAGGACGGCCTGCTCTACGGCGTCTGCCAGGCGATGGCGCTGGTCCCGGGCGTCTCCCGGTCCGGCGCGACCATCAGCGGCGGCCTCTTCATGGGCTACACCCGCGAGGCGGCGGCCCGTTACTCCTTCCTCCTCGCCATGCCGGCCGTACTCGCCTCCGGCACCTTCGAGTTGAAGGACGCCGCCGAAGAGGGCCATGTCTCGTGGGGTCCGACCATCTTCGCGACGATCATCGCGTTCGCGGTCGGTTATGCCGTCATTGCGTGGTTCATGAAGTTCATCTCGCACAAGAGCTTCATGCCGTTCGTCTGGTACCGGATCGCGCTCGGCATCGTGATCATCGCGCTGGTGGCGACGGGCGCGCTGAGCCCGCACGCGGCGGAGTCTGCGGGCTAA